Proteins encoded within one genomic window of Amycolatopsis sp. 2-15:
- a CDS encoding ADP-ribosylglycohydrolase family protein yields the protein MEAQRLRGCLLAGAIGDALGAKTEFDSIERIRELTGPAGITDFIPAYGGEGRFTDDTQMTLFTLEALIRAHAQQRQTGSADVVQSVQLAYQRWLHTQGVPWERARGPHSALAAADGELVTHAALFSRRAPGLTCFGELEAYGRSGVRGSVSRPVNNSKGCGGVMRVAPVALWSADPAEVFRLAAEFAALTHGHPSGYLSAGTFAVIVQRLLAGSPLLDAVATARAELARHPGHEEQEAALAQALAMSGPPTPERLAELGAGNVGETALSMSVYVALTTEDPDSALLAAVNHSGDSDSTGSVCGNLVGAMYGEAALRVSWLERLELRDVIIRLADDALAEFGPDSPSDEGWFTRYPVD from the coding sequence ATGGAGGCACAGCGGCTGAGGGGCTGCCTGCTCGCGGGCGCCATCGGCGACGCGCTCGGCGCGAAGACGGAGTTCGATTCGATCGAGCGGATCCGCGAGCTCACCGGGCCCGCCGGCATCACCGACTTCATCCCCGCGTACGGCGGCGAAGGGCGCTTCACCGACGACACGCAGATGACGCTCTTCACCCTCGAAGCGCTCATCCGAGCCCACGCGCAGCAGCGGCAGACGGGCAGCGCCGACGTCGTGCAGTCCGTGCAGCTGGCGTATCAGCGCTGGCTGCACACGCAGGGCGTGCCGTGGGAGCGGGCACGCGGCCCGCACTCCGCGCTCGCGGCGGCAGATGGCGAGCTCGTGACGCACGCCGCCCTGTTCAGTCGTCGCGCGCCGGGCCTCACGTGCTTCGGGGAGCTGGAAGCGTACGGACGCTCGGGTGTTCGTGGCAGCGTCTCGCGGCCGGTGAACAACTCGAAGGGCTGCGGCGGCGTGATGCGGGTGGCACCCGTCGCGCTGTGGTCCGCCGACCCGGCCGAGGTGTTCCGGCTCGCGGCCGAGTTCGCCGCACTGACCCACGGTCACCCGAGCGGGTATTTGTCGGCGGGCACCTTCGCGGTGATCGTGCAGCGGCTGCTCGCCGGTTCGCCGCTGCTCGACGCCGTCGCGACCGCACGCGCCGAGCTGGCGCGCCACCCGGGTCACGAGGAGCAGGAAGCCGCGCTGGCGCAGGCCCTCGCGATGTCCGGCCCGCCGACGCCGGAGCGGTTGGCCGAGCTGGGTGCGGGCAACGTCGGCGAGACGGCGCTGTCGATGTCGGTGTATGTCGCCCTGACCACCGAAGATCCGGACTCCGCGCTGCTCGCGGCCGTGAACCACAGCGGCGACAGCGATTCCACGGGTTCGGTCTGCGGCAACCTCGTCGGCGCGATGTACGGCGAAGCGGCGCTGCGCGTCAGCTGGCTGGAGCGGCTCGAACTGCGCGACGTGATCATCAGGCTGGCGGACGACGCGCTCGCCGAGTTCGGTCCCGACTCACCGAGTGACGAGGGTTGGTTCACGCGTTACCCGGTCGACTAA
- a CDS encoding ADP-ribosylglycohydrolase family protein, giving the protein MEAAEAMEKVVNWLRAVHGPQIAGPGGLRVDHDRVLRIPEGWSIPYNTTAYLDDGRPDKELFPPPSVVVREPDGELRQAPPNPGGLSIPVAFPGQESWREVVDPEYVKAGFGELGVPLQAVAGWVKVDNEGRQTGDERENPEYKAGPIRRGYPKPENTLETLLAFASVGWLTREQLLIGLLRCDVFVPLDPETGATDRFYFSEERNELRVFSATRHFPPREHSWWRVDLATLAEFEHPPNLVINGGPATFEDVSGEDLTATAKRFPRHEPRIDRHGRGPEAEEDLERLTRDTATRMGLPEPVAVPLAAAENARRHGFELTAEECQRTVLGQSWLNRLAMAEPPRSKPNDWRTNGLVPGWDNLGRVIPRLDTFGKYPDRDLENFRYGWQRVAGAYVGFALGEALGMAVDRMRLDEIVTQFGSEGVADLPIAFDQAGRIGSLTQRLLFYTEAVIRSPHREQPESRDVEQQFPSVVRGALMRWLHTQGAPYDDADGWLVKVPDLHVRRTADDAELNAYHALVSGSPQAVPLTGPASLIAALPATLIAAGPGTGFSGGVRQAVRDLVGVTHPHEDDLSVATYLAWLFEPVLTKDAFSYPVWNLSREILTEHNTTFVSGPEWAPVKAMVAESVPFFGEHGLPDLRMPELIGDGQGTLSVLGRAFAALSGFENYPEQALLRAVNHSGRSALTGAITGALLGARVGVPGLPQKWIEQLELRHLIEQVVTDALWHFDRRSALSFLGEEWVQRYPRH; this is encoded by the coding sequence GTGGAAGCGGCGGAAGCGATGGAGAAGGTCGTGAACTGGCTACGCGCTGTACACGGTCCCCAGATCGCCGGTCCTGGTGGGCTGCGGGTCGACCACGACCGCGTGCTGCGCATCCCCGAAGGCTGGTCGATCCCGTACAACACCACCGCTTACCTTGACGACGGGCGCCCGGACAAGGAACTGTTCCCCCCGCCGTCGGTAGTCGTGCGCGAGCCCGACGGCGAGCTGCGCCAGGCACCCCCGAACCCAGGAGGACTGAGCATCCCCGTGGCGTTCCCCGGCCAGGAGAGCTGGCGCGAAGTCGTCGACCCCGAGTACGTCAAGGCCGGGTTCGGCGAGCTCGGCGTGCCGTTGCAGGCCGTGGCCGGCTGGGTGAAGGTCGACAACGAAGGCCGCCAGACCGGCGACGAGCGCGAGAACCCCGAGTACAAGGCCGGGCCGATCCGCCGTGGTTACCCGAAGCCGGAGAACACGCTGGAGACACTGCTCGCGTTCGCCAGCGTCGGCTGGCTCACGCGCGAGCAGCTGCTCATCGGGCTGCTGCGCTGCGACGTCTTCGTGCCGCTCGACCCGGAGACCGGCGCCACGGACCGCTTCTACTTCTCCGAAGAGCGCAACGAGCTGCGTGTGTTCAGCGCGACGCGCCACTTCCCGCCGCGCGAGCACTCCTGGTGGCGCGTGGACCTCGCCACGCTGGCCGAGTTCGAGCACCCGCCGAACCTCGTGATCAACGGCGGCCCGGCGACGTTCGAGGACGTCTCCGGTGAGGACCTCACGGCCACCGCCAAACGCTTCCCGCGTCACGAGCCGCGCATCGACCGCCACGGTCGCGGCCCCGAGGCCGAAGAGGACCTTGAACGCCTCACCCGCGACACCGCCACGCGCATGGGCCTGCCCGAGCCGGTGGCCGTGCCGCTGGCGGCCGCCGAAAACGCGCGCCGCCACGGCTTCGAGCTCACCGCCGAGGAGTGCCAGCGCACGGTGCTGGGCCAGTCGTGGCTCAACCGCCTCGCGATGGCCGAGCCGCCGCGCAGCAAGCCGAACGACTGGCGCACCAACGGTCTCGTGCCGGGCTGGGACAACCTCGGCCGCGTGATTCCGCGCCTGGACACGTTCGGCAAGTACCCCGACCGCGACCTCGAGAACTTCCGCTACGGCTGGCAGCGCGTGGCCGGCGCGTACGTGGGCTTCGCGCTCGGCGAGGCGCTCGGCATGGCCGTGGACCGGATGCGGCTCGACGAGATCGTCACGCAGTTCGGGTCCGAGGGCGTGGCCGACCTGCCCATCGCGTTCGACCAAGCGGGCCGCATCGGTTCGCTGACGCAGCGGTTGCTGTTCTACACCGAGGCCGTGATCCGCAGCCCGCACCGCGAGCAGCCGGAGTCGCGTGACGTCGAGCAGCAGTTCCCGTCGGTGGTGCGTGGCGCGCTGATGCGCTGGCTGCACACGCAGGGCGCGCCGTACGACGACGCCGACGGCTGGCTCGTGAAGGTGCCCGACCTCCACGTCCGCCGGACCGCGGACGACGCCGAGCTCAACGCCTACCACGCGCTCGTCAGCGGATCTCCGCAGGCCGTGCCGCTGACCGGGCCGGCGTCGTTGATCGCCGCGCTGCCCGCCACGCTCATCGCCGCCGGCCCCGGCACGGGCTTCAGCGGTGGCGTGCGCCAGGCCGTGCGCGACCTCGTCGGCGTGACGCACCCGCACGAGGACGACCTGTCGGTGGCGACGTACCTGGCCTGGCTCTTCGAGCCGGTGCTCACGAAGGACGCGTTCAGCTACCCGGTGTGGAACCTCTCGCGCGAGATCCTGACCGAGCACAACACCACGTTCGTCAGCGGTCCCGAGTGGGCGCCGGTGAAGGCGATGGTCGCCGAGTCGGTGCCGTTCTTCGGCGAGCATGGGCTGCCGGACCTGCGGATGCCCGAGCTCATCGGCGACGGCCAGGGCACGCTTTCGGTGCTCGGCCGCGCGTTCGCCGCGTTGTCCGGGTTCGAGAACTACCCCGAGCAGGCCCTGCTGCGCGCGGTGAACCACTCCGGGCGCAGCGCGCTGACGGGGGCGATCACCGGCGCGCTGCTCGGCGCCCGCGTGGGCGTGCCGGGTCTGCCGCAGAAGTGGATCGAGCAACTGGAGCTGCGGCACCTCATCGAACAGGTCGTCACCGACGCGTTGTGGCACTTCGACCGCCGCTCCGCGCTGAGTTTCCTGGGCGAAGAGTGGGTGCAGCGCTACCCGCGGCACTGA
- a CDS encoding TNT domain-containing protein codes for MDDPARRRRLPRRARDVPREDEHVPDWWRLRTGLPLGVEFRRARPADVGEEREPLADEELPLVLQYLEREALVGDAHRTDGTWLWPETVPHQLRRHGIPPEPELVAHIRELGFQPPYVEHLVRRTAEADLVGRPRPRPGAEDGQRTAGDVAAELETSPDPDLANEQLLVVLVQRLESFGVWPQAYRIGATEAGKWCLTRGDDGWTVTSSIGEGQTFDNLADAAQQLLGALLLHPARRTGGRETPLETAKEVDDWPIQPTAGDPPLTLLRNKRLTRLPEGTVVLRFGEEPGNLVHHGEVRFATTSLPLERERVAHTYRLRRSLYVVTGVTVPWANLPGGAVAYVLPKPIAEHESDGSLERIE; via the coding sequence GTGGACGACCCCGCCCGACGCCGGCGCCTACCGCGACGAGCTCGAGACGTTCCCCGCGAGGACGAGCACGTCCCCGACTGGTGGCGGCTGCGCACCGGCCTGCCGCTCGGCGTCGAGTTCCGCCGCGCCCGTCCCGCCGACGTGGGGGAGGAGCGCGAGCCGCTGGCCGACGAGGAGCTGCCGCTCGTGCTGCAGTACCTCGAGCGCGAAGCGCTGGTCGGCGACGCGCACCGCACCGACGGCACGTGGCTGTGGCCCGAGACCGTGCCCCACCAGCTGCGCCGCCACGGCATCCCGCCGGAGCCGGAGCTCGTCGCGCACATCCGTGAGCTGGGGTTCCAGCCGCCGTACGTCGAGCACCTCGTGCGCCGCACGGCGGAGGCCGACCTGGTCGGCCGCCCGCGGCCGCGTCCCGGCGCCGAGGACGGACAGCGCACCGCGGGCGACGTCGCCGCCGAGCTGGAGACCAGCCCCGACCCGGACCTGGCCAACGAACAGCTGCTGGTGGTCCTCGTGCAGCGGCTCGAGTCGTTCGGCGTGTGGCCGCAGGCCTACCGGATCGGTGCCACCGAGGCCGGGAAGTGGTGCCTGACCAGGGGCGACGACGGCTGGACGGTCACCTCCTCGATCGGCGAAGGCCAGACCTTCGACAACCTCGCCGACGCGGCCCAGCAGCTGCTCGGCGCGCTCCTGCTGCACCCGGCCCGGCGGACGGGCGGGCGTGAGACCCCGCTCGAGACGGCGAAGGAAGTGGACGACTGGCCCATCCAGCCGACCGCGGGTGACCCGCCGCTGACCCTGCTGCGCAACAAGAGACTCACCCGACTGCCCGAAGGTACGGTCGTCCTGCGCTTCGGGGAGGAACCGGGCAACCTGGTCCATCACGGCGAGGTACGGTTCGCCACGACGTCACTGCCACTCGAACGGGAACGAGTGGCGCACACCTACCGCCTACGACGGTCACTCTACGTGGTCACCGGAGTCACAGTGCCCTGGGCGAACCTGCCGGGCGGAGCAGTGGCGTACGTGTTGCCCAAGCCGATCGCGGAGCACGAGTCCGACGGAAGCCTGGAGAGGATCGAGTAG
- a CDS encoding MFS transporter, whose amino-acid sequence MTISATTERIGPKLLVRDREFRRLLYTRFAAQWGDGVYRAGLAGAVLFNPERAADPLAIAEGFAVLLLPYSVVGPFAGALLDRWDRRRVLVFANLLRVVAILASAAAVATGLGGPGLFSLALLAEGLSRFIGSGLSASLPHVVPASSVVSANAFATTLGSALAVVGGGCAILLRAVFGADNLGSAETTAFAALGALVSALIARRFTRGVLGPTVVDEPPNPFLAVARGLADGARHAWRAPSVTAGFIALFAHRAAYGISLLVTVLLMRNYFTDNGIFRAGLPGLGQMAALAGAGILVAGLLTARLIRGFGRLRAILGALLVAAIAQSALGLPMVLPLALLASFLITGAGQMLKLCVDSSIQLDVADEARGRVFALYDTLFNITQVAAVAIGAVFIPDNGYSPGLMIAATICYFLGGVGYLVARRRAVPDRPN is encoded by the coding sequence GTGACGATCAGCGCGACGACGGAGCGGATCGGGCCGAAGCTCCTGGTCCGTGATCGCGAGTTCCGCAGGCTGCTCTACACCCGGTTCGCCGCGCAGTGGGGCGACGGTGTGTACCGGGCGGGCCTCGCGGGCGCCGTGCTGTTCAACCCCGAACGCGCCGCCGACCCGCTGGCCATCGCCGAAGGCTTCGCGGTCTTGCTGCTGCCGTACTCCGTGGTGGGACCGTTCGCGGGCGCGCTGCTCGACCGGTGGGACCGCCGGCGCGTGCTCGTGTTCGCGAACCTGCTGCGGGTGGTCGCCATCCTCGCCTCGGCCGCCGCGGTGGCCACGGGTCTCGGCGGGCCGGGGCTGTTCTCCCTCGCGCTGCTGGCCGAAGGCTTGTCACGCTTCATCGGCTCCGGGCTGTCGGCCTCGCTGCCCCACGTGGTCCCGGCGTCGAGCGTCGTCTCCGCCAACGCCTTCGCGACCACACTCGGTTCAGCACTGGCCGTGGTCGGCGGCGGGTGCGCCATCCTGCTGCGCGCGGTCTTCGGCGCGGACAACCTCGGCTCGGCCGAGACCACGGCGTTCGCCGCGCTGGGCGCGCTGGTCTCGGCGCTGATCGCCCGGCGGTTCACGCGCGGGGTGCTCGGGCCGACGGTCGTCGACGAGCCGCCGAACCCGTTCCTCGCCGTCGCCCGCGGTCTCGCCGACGGCGCCCGCCACGCCTGGCGCGCGCCGAGCGTGACGGCCGGGTTCATCGCACTGTTCGCCCACCGCGCGGCCTACGGCATCTCGCTGCTGGTCACCGTGCTGCTGATGCGCAACTACTTCACCGACAACGGGATCTTCCGCGCCGGCCTGCCCGGACTCGGCCAGATGGCCGCGCTCGCCGGCGCCGGCATCCTCGTGGCCGGGTTGCTCACCGCGCGGCTGATCCGCGGCTTCGGCCGGCTGCGCGCGATCCTCGGCGCGCTGCTGGTGGCCGCCATCGCCCAGTCGGCGCTCGGGCTGCCGATGGTGCTGCCGCTGGCGTTGCTGGCGTCATTCCTGATCACGGGCGCGGGCCAGATGCTCAAGCTGTGTGTCGATTCGTCGATCCAGCTCGACGTCGCCGACGAGGCCCGCGGCCGGGTGTTCGCCCTGTACGACACGCTGTTCAACATCACCCAGGTGGCCGCTGTGGCCATCGGCGCGGTTTTCATCCCGGACAACGGGTACTCGCCGGGGCTGATGATCGCGGCCACGATCTGCTACTTCCTCGGCGGCGTCGGTTACCTCGTGGCGCGCCGCCGCGCCGTGCCGGACCGGCCGAACTGA
- a CDS encoding SAM-dependent methyltransferase — MTGAASRLVGAAEKLLGAELPLQIRAWDGSQAGPEGAPVLVVRNRRALRRLLFKPGELGLGRAWVSGDLGLEGDLYTALGAISGLIWERDEAENGGVLSALRDPEVRAAIGELLKLAGPPLPPPRPPEEVRRPRHLHTRRSDKRAISHHYDVGNDFYELVLGPSMVYSCAYWSESSTLETAQRDKLELVCAKLGLQEGQRLLDVGCGWGSMALHAAREHGVRVVGVTLSEEQATYARKRVAEAGLTDRVEIRVQDYRDVSDGPYDAISSIGMAEHVGAESYLEYARDLYALLRPGGKLLNHQIGRRPREDESEYQLDGFIDAYVFPDGELAPVGTTVTQLERAGFEVRDVEALREHYALTLRRWVANLEADWDRAAGLAGAGRARVWRLYMAASALAFESNTIGVNQVLAVRTPDEGTSGLPLRPRTWHG; from the coding sequence ATGACCGGCGCCGCGTCGCGGCTGGTGGGTGCCGCCGAGAAGCTGCTCGGAGCAGAGCTCCCGCTGCAGATCCGAGCGTGGGACGGTTCCCAGGCCGGCCCGGAGGGTGCGCCCGTGCTCGTGGTGCGCAACCGCCGCGCCCTGCGCCGCCTGCTGTTCAAACCGGGTGAGCTGGGCCTGGGCCGCGCCTGGGTGTCCGGTGACCTCGGCCTCGAAGGGGATCTCTACACCGCGCTCGGAGCCATTTCGGGGCTGATCTGGGAGCGCGACGAGGCGGAGAATGGCGGTGTCCTCAGCGCGCTGCGCGACCCGGAGGTGCGCGCCGCCATCGGTGAGCTGCTGAAGCTCGCCGGACCGCCGTTGCCGCCGCCGCGGCCGCCCGAGGAGGTGCGCCGGCCCCGCCACCTGCACACGCGGCGCAGTGACAAGCGGGCGATCAGCCACCACTACGACGTGGGCAACGACTTCTACGAGCTCGTCCTCGGCCCGTCGATGGTCTACTCGTGCGCGTACTGGTCCGAAAGCAGCACCTTGGAAACGGCCCAGCGCGACAAGCTCGAGCTCGTCTGCGCCAAGCTCGGTCTGCAGGAAGGCCAGCGGCTGCTCGACGTCGGCTGCGGCTGGGGCTCGATGGCGCTGCACGCGGCGCGCGAGCACGGGGTGCGCGTCGTCGGCGTGACGCTCTCGGAAGAGCAGGCCACCTACGCCCGCAAGCGCGTGGCGGAGGCGGGGCTGACCGACCGCGTGGAGATCCGCGTGCAGGACTACCGCGACGTCTCCGACGGTCCCTACGACGCGATCTCGTCCATCGGCATGGCCGAGCACGTCGGCGCCGAGAGCTACCTGGAGTACGCCCGCGATCTGTATGCCCTGCTTCGCCCCGGCGGCAAGCTGCTCAACCACCAGATCGGCCGCCGGCCGCGCGAGGACGAGTCCGAGTACCAGCTCGACGGGTTCATCGACGCCTATGTCTTCCCCGACGGCGAGCTAGCTCCCGTCGGGACGACCGTGACGCAGCTGGAGCGCGCCGGGTTCGAGGTGCGCGATGTCGAAGCGCTGCGCGAGCACTACGCGCTGACCCTGCGCCGCTGGGTCGCCAACCTCGAAGCCGACTGGGACCGGGCCGCGGGGCTCGCCGGCGCCGGTCGCGCCCGCGTCTGGCGGCTGTACATGGCGGCTTCGGCGCTCGCGTTCGAGAGCAACACCATCGGGGTGAACCAGGTCCTGGCGGTGCGGACGCCGGACGAGGGCACGTCGGGTCTGCCGCTGCGGCCGCGGACGTGGCACGGCTGA
- a CDS encoding YqgE/AlgH family protein, translating into MGGVPADAEVEPGTLLVAAPTMFDPNFKRTVVFVIDHRDEGTLGVVLNRPSDVPVHDVLPNWGGHVAEPQSVFVGGPVEKKTALCLAALRTGETAASVPGVIAVRGPVALVDLDTDPEALVPKVRGVRVFAGYAGWDSGQLAGEIERDDWVIVPALPSDILASPNRDLWGQVLRRQGVPIALLATHPGDLQRN; encoded by the coding sequence ATTGGCGGCGTGCCAGCGGACGCCGAGGTTGAACCGGGAACGCTCCTGGTCGCCGCCCCCACGATGTTCGACCCGAACTTCAAGCGGACCGTGGTGTTCGTCATCGATCACCGCGACGAGGGCACGCTCGGCGTGGTCCTGAACCGCCCGAGCGATGTCCCCGTGCACGATGTGCTGCCCAACTGGGGCGGCCACGTGGCGGAGCCGCAGTCGGTGTTCGTCGGCGGTCCGGTGGAGAAGAAAACGGCTCTGTGCCTGGCCGCGCTGCGCACGGGCGAGACGGCGGCGAGTGTGCCCGGCGTGATCGCCGTGCGCGGGCCGGTGGCGCTCGTGGACCTCGACACGGATCCGGAAGCGCTCGTGCCGAAGGTGCGCGGCGTACGCGTCTTCGCCGGCTACGCGGGCTGGGACTCCGGCCAGCTGGCGGGCGAGATCGAGCGCGACGACTGGGTCATCGTGCCCGCGTTGCCGAGCGACATCCTGGCCTCGCCCAACCGTGACCTCTGGGGTCAGGTGCTGCGCCGCCAGGGCGTGCCGATCGCGTTGCTGGCCACCCACCCGGGTGACCTGCAGCGCAACTAG
- a CDS encoding SdpI family protein gives MFAIALVPIVLGLVVGWGGFLGFRERLTRESGTGVRTAASLRSDAAFKLANRVASVPTLAGGAVGVVAGLAGIATGTTAGIIAAAFVGVLGMLVLVMGGGVLGARAALTVPAPAPAAPAGCAGCACGSGGCGVFQKADS, from the coding sequence GTGTTCGCTATCGCGCTCGTCCCGATCGTGCTGGGTCTCGTCGTCGGCTGGGGTGGCTTCCTCGGCTTCCGCGAACGGCTGACCCGCGAAAGCGGTACCGGTGTCCGCACGGCGGCTTCGCTGCGCAGTGACGCCGCCTTCAAACTGGCCAACCGGGTCGCGAGCGTGCCGACGCTCGCGGGCGGCGCCGTCGGCGTGGTCGCCGGGCTGGCGGGTATCGCCACTGGCACCACGGCCGGGATCATCGCCGCGGCTTTTGTTGGTGTGCTGGGCATGCTGGTGCTGGTCATGGGCGGCGGGGTGCTCGGCGCCCGCGCCGCGCTGACCGTGCCCGCCCCGGCTCCGGCCGCCCCCGCGGGCTGCGCCGGCTGCGCGTGCGGCTCGGGTGGCTGTGGCGTGTTCCAGAAGGCCGACAGCTAG
- a CDS encoding esterase-like activity of phytase family protein — protein MSSSQRRRALTAALIGALPLSLLAAPAANAAESHARPVRLIGEQIVPHAIQFQGTTVGGLSSIDFDPRTGGYAFICDDRSAINPARFYTAKFSLDAHHLGPVTFTGTKPLLRPDGTPYPPLAQNDPAAPQNEQTIDPEELRVDPWTGGYTWSQEGDRLADSLIQPSIREATRDGRYVRDLPLPADEKMTVDAGPRRNYVLEGLAYTGFGALLASEVEAPLLQDGPPPTPTSGALSRVTLQARTGPVLAQYAYPQEKLFATPVPADAFADTGVSSMLAVNQLDPTKFLMMERSFVTGVGNKVRVYEIDTTGATNVLHVPSLAGAKGIKPVKKKLIADLSDFGLPAVDNVEGMTWGPTLPNGERSLVFVSDNNFSATQVTQVIALAVPSERL, from the coding sequence ATGTCTTCGTCCCAGCGACGCCGCGCGCTCACCGCTGCCCTGATCGGGGCACTGCCCCTTTCCCTGCTCGCCGCTCCGGCGGCGAACGCCGCGGAGAGTCACGCTCGCCCAGTTCGCCTCATCGGCGAGCAGATCGTGCCCCACGCCATCCAGTTCCAGGGCACCACCGTCGGCGGCCTGTCGTCGATCGACTTCGACCCGCGCACCGGCGGTTACGCGTTCATCTGCGACGACCGCTCCGCGATCAACCCCGCCCGCTTCTACACGGCGAAGTTCTCCCTCGACGCCCACCACCTCGGCCCGGTGACCTTCACGGGGACGAAGCCGCTGCTGCGTCCCGACGGCACGCCGTACCCGCCGCTCGCGCAGAACGACCCGGCGGCGCCGCAGAACGAGCAGACGATCGATCCCGAAGAGCTGCGCGTGGACCCGTGGACCGGCGGGTACACCTGGTCGCAGGAGGGCGACCGGCTGGCGGACTCGCTCATCCAGCCCTCCATCCGGGAGGCGACTCGCGACGGCCGCTACGTTCGTGACCTGCCGCTGCCGGCCGACGAGAAGATGACCGTCGACGCCGGCCCGCGTCGCAACTACGTGCTCGAAGGCCTCGCCTACACCGGCTTCGGCGCGCTGCTGGCCAGCGAGGTCGAGGCGCCGCTGCTGCAGGACGGCCCGCCGCCGACCCCGACGTCCGGCGCGCTTTCGCGGGTCACCCTGCAGGCTCGCACCGGTCCGGTGCTGGCGCAGTACGCCTACCCGCAGGAGAAGCTGTTCGCGACCCCGGTGCCGGCCGACGCGTTCGCCGACACCGGCGTGTCCTCGATGCTCGCCGTGAACCAGCTCGACCCGACGAAGTTCCTGATGATGGAGCGCTCGTTCGTCACCGGCGTCGGCAACAAGGTGCGGGTGTACGAGATCGACACGACGGGCGCGACGAACGTGCTGCACGTGCCCTCGCTCGCCGGCGCGAAGGGGATCAAGCCGGTGAAGAAGAAGCTCATCGCGGACCTGTCGGACTTCGGTCTGCCGGCTGTGGACAACGTCGAGGGCATGACCTGGGGTCCGACGCTGCCCAACGGCGAACGCAGCCTGGTCTTCGTGAGCGACAATAACTTCTCCGCGACCCAGGTGACGCAGGTCATCGCTTTGGCGGTCCCATCGGAACGGCTTTGA